TTTGCGATCGTAAAATAATCAAGTTCCACACCTTCTGCACTATGTATAATAGCAACAGCCTCCCGAAGCAGGGTTTCTATACTTTCTGTATGGAAATGATCTTTTACATAAAACAGCGCCTTACTTAGCACCAAAGCATGTTCATGCTCCAAAGCAGATAAATGTATATTTCTGGAACTCATAGCCAGACCGTCATCTTCTCTGATTATAGGACAGGAAATAATCTGTACCGGTAAATTGAAATGAGCTACCATATTGCGGATCATCAGCACCTGCTGAAAATCTTTCTGACCAAAAAAAGCAAGATCAGGATCTACTGCATCAAAAAGTTTTTTCACAATCTGTGTTACGCCCTGATAATGTCCGCGTCTGAATTCGCCTTCCAGCAAAAACTCGGCAGGACCAAGATCAATATGCCACTTTTCAGGTACAGGATACATCTCGTTAACCGAGGGCATAAAAACGAAATCGCAGCCCGCCTCCTGTAACATTTCAATATCATGTTGCAGAGGCCTCGGATATTTCTCAAGATCTTTAGGGTCAGTAAACTGCGTTGGATTCACAAAAATGCTGCATACCACAATATCTGCATGCTGCTGAGCAATCTTAACCAGAGAAACGTGTCCTTTGTGCAAAGCACCCATAGTAGGTACTAATGCAATTTTTTGTTGAGCCAGCTTTCGCGGCTTCAGCAAGCTATTTAAACCTGCTATAGTATTTATAACTTCCAAACCGGGTTGTAAAATTTCAAAGTCCAAAGTTGGTCAATTATATAATCCCAACAAAACATCTCGGCAAGATATTGATAAATTTGAATAAATTGCTTACCTTTGCCCCTTGATTATCTTTTCTTTAACATAAATATTTATTCACAAATATGGAGATGGCAAAAACGAAGCTACTGATTGTTACACACGAGATGTCGCCTTTCCTGGAACTCACCAAAATTTCAGAGATTACCCGTCAATTACCTCAGGCAATGCAGGAAAAAGGATTTGAGATCCGTATTCTAATGCCAAGGTTCGGGAATATTAATGAACGTAGGAACAGGCTGCACGAAGTTATTCGTTTATCGGGTATGAACATCATGATTGATGACAATGACAACCCACTTATTATCAAAGTTGCATCAATTCCAGCAGCCCGTATGCAGGTGTACTTCCTGGACAATGAAGATTATTTCCAGCGCAAGTATGTATTCAGAGATAAAGAAAACAAGTTTTATGCAGACAATGACGAAAGAACAATCTTCTTTTGCAAAGGCGCACTGGAAACTGTTAAAAAACTGGGCTGGGCACCGGATATCGTGCATTGCCATGGCTGGATGACCTCACTGGTTCCTGCCTATATCAAAACTTCTTACAAAAACGACCCTACATTCAAGAATTCAAAAGTTGTTTATTCTGTTTATGAAAATTGTTTCACAGAGACTTTACATGCTGATTTGCATAAGAAAGCCGTGATGAACAACATGACAGCTGACGACACTAAAGTTTTCGAAAATGCAGACAGTAATACTTTACATATGGGTGCAATTGCTTACTCTGACGCTGTGGTTCTGGCCGATGAGAAAATTGATGCCAATGTGTTAAAATTTGTTAAAGATTCAAATAAGCCAACTTTAGCCTTTAATTTAACCGAAAATTTCGAGAACTTCTACTCTTTATATGAGGAAATCTCGAACGATGAATTGGTTTCAATTGCATAAACTCAGGTATTATTAAATTAATTATGAAATTTTCAAAACTAGACTTATTGACCCTGTTAATAAGTCTTTTTCTTTTCTCGTCTTGTAAAGACTCCAGTACTATAGGTTTAGATGTTGATCCTGCTAACAGAATTGACGGAATACTGCTTGATACCGTTACAGTTACTTCAAGAACAGTAGCAGACGAGCCCGTTACTACCTACTTTTCAGCAACTCAAACCTCAGCTGCAGGACTTTCAAGATACCCGCTTGGACAGATGACCGATGCTATTTTCGGCTCTACAACAGCAAGTCTGGCTATGTCCCTGGGTTTACCTTCAAATACCGGATTTAATGATTTTGGTAAAAATGCAACGGTTGACTCTGCGGTTTTAGTATTACCTTATCAGATAACACCTGCAACAGCAGCAAGTACGGCAGCAGGCGTGAGCCTCTTCTCTCCATTGTATGGTGACAGTACTGCAGCATTTAACATCAATGTTAGTCAGCTGGATGCAAACCTGTATACGCAAAGTAAATTCATGAGTAATACAGCATACGCTGCAAGCACTCCACTGGGTTCATTACTCGCTTTGGCAAAACCGACAACCCCGTTCAAAGTCAGAACAATCGTAACCGGAGGTCCGGACACCCTGATTGCTGTAGTTCCTCAGCTTAGAATTAAGCTGACACCAAGCATGATACAAAGTAAAATCGCGGCACTGGATTCAGCTACATTAAGCACCGTAGCTAACCTGAATGCATCTTTTAAAGGTTTAAAAGTTACAGCAGCTGCCGCTTCGGGAAAACCAGGGGGAATCATGTTTATTGATTTCAGAAGCACAAGCGCTAATCTTGAAGTGTATTACAGAAGACCAAATAAAACGACACCGGCAAATACAGATACTGCTGTAGTCAGATTCCCTGTTAACGTGGGATCAGCTCCGGTTGCTGCAACTGTAAATCATGATTATACGAATACGCCAATAGCTGCGCAGATTAAGACACCTGCAGATTATCCGGTAACTTATTTACAGGCGATGAGTGGTGTGAGAAACAAGATCACTTTCCCTTATCTTAAAAACCTGAAAGCATCTCTGGGCACCAAAATTGTAATCAACAAGGCAGAACTGGTAGTTGATATCAGTGATCCTGCCGATTCAATTCCATTCAAAATCCCACCACGTCTTGCTTTATACAGACTGGATATTGCTCAACAGAGACAGAATATACCTGATAACAACCCGGCATCACAAACTAATCCTTCTGGAGATCCGCGTGCTGTATTACCTTTTGGAGGTTACTATGATAAGACCAAGAAAAGTTATACGTTCGTAATTACCAACTATATTCAGGATCTGGTTGATGGCAAAACTGTTGATTACGGAACTTATCTGGCCCCTACATCGGCAAGTGAATTTAATGTATTCCCTTATCCGACTTCAGCTGGCAGAGCGGTAATTGGTTCATTCAATAATCCGTCGAACACAAAAATCAGACTTAACATATATTACATTAAAAATCCTAATTAATCTTTAATGTTCATATTATAAAAAAGGCCGCCCAAACTGGGTGGCCTTTTTTGTTTCCGGACACCCCCATGTAAATCAGCAGGATACCAGCATGATCATATCAACTTCTCTGCGAGCCCACATCCGTTACACTTCAGATCCACATCGAGTCCACCTTTTTGCACAAAAAGGTGGACTCGATGTGGACTTACTGTGGACTCAACGTGGACTCATACGGTAGTTAACAGCCGGACTAAGTCTGTCTAATTAAATTCCAAATGAAAAAGCCCGGAATGCTGTAAGGCATTCCGGGCTTTCCATAAATTATGAGCCTGCTATTTCAGGCCTGATCAACAGACTGATTAAAAAGGCAGATCACCTGAAATACCATCTGCATCCAAATAATCATTTTCACTTTTCGGTGTACTGTTCGTGGTTACCGGTGTATTTTCAAAGTCGCTTTTTCTGCCCAGGATAGTAAAATTCTCAGCAACAACTTCTGTTACATATT
This portion of the Pedobacter lusitanus genome encodes:
- the panC gene encoding pantoate--beta-alanine ligase, whose translation is MEVINTIAGLNSLLKPRKLAQQKIALVPTMGALHKGHVSLVKIAQQHADIVVCSIFVNPTQFTDPKDLEKYPRPLQHDIEMLQEAGCDFVFMPSVNEMYPVPEKWHIDLGPAEFLLEGEFRRGHYQGVTQIVKKLFDAVDPDLAFFGQKDFQQVLMIRNMVAHFNLPVQIISCPIIREDDGLAMSSRNIHLSALEHEHALVLSKALFYVKDHFHTESIETLLREAVAIIHSAEGVELDYFTIANSETLLPEQDKTAQHLVALVAAKVGETRLIDNMMLN
- a CDS encoding glycogen/starch synthase produces the protein MAKTKLLIVTHEMSPFLELTKISEITRQLPQAMQEKGFEIRILMPRFGNINERRNRLHEVIRLSGMNIMIDDNDNPLIIKVASIPAARMQVYFLDNEDYFQRKYVFRDKENKFYADNDERTIFFCKGALETVKKLGWAPDIVHCHGWMTSLVPAYIKTSYKNDPTFKNSKVVYSVYENCFTETLHADLHKKAVMNNMTADDTKVFENADSNTLHMGAIAYSDAVVLADEKIDANVLKFVKDSNKPTLAFNLTENFENFYSLYEEISNDELVSIA
- a CDS encoding DUF4270 domain-containing protein, with protein sequence MKFSKLDLLTLLISLFLFSSCKDSSTIGLDVDPANRIDGILLDTVTVTSRTVADEPVTTYFSATQTSAAGLSRYPLGQMTDAIFGSTTASLAMSLGLPSNTGFNDFGKNATVDSAVLVLPYQITPATAASTAAGVSLFSPLYGDSTAAFNINVSQLDANLYTQSKFMSNTAYAASTPLGSLLALAKPTTPFKVRTIVTGGPDTLIAVVPQLRIKLTPSMIQSKIAALDSATLSTVANLNASFKGLKVTAAAASGKPGGIMFIDFRSTSANLEVYYRRPNKTTPANTDTAVVRFPVNVGSAPVAATVNHDYTNTPIAAQIKTPADYPVTYLQAMSGVRNKITFPYLKNLKASLGTKIVINKAELVVDISDPADSIPFKIPPRLALYRLDIAQQRQNIPDNNPASQTNPSGDPRAVLPFGGYYDKTKKSYTFVITNYIQDLVDGKTVDYGTYLAPTSASEFNVFPYPTSAGRAVIGSFNNPSNTKIRLNIYYIKNPN